DNA sequence from the Longimicrobium sp. genome:
AGGTGGAGAGGTCGCGCCGCACCCGCTGCCCCTCGCCCGTGTATTCGCCGCTCTCCGCGGCCTGCCGGAGATGCTCCTCGGCCGTGCCGTCCTCCGAGCCGCCTTCCGGGTACAGGAAGCGGAGGTGCCCCCCTTCGGCTTCCTCGCGAGTCCACCACTTCATCAGGTGGGCGCCCTCGCCCCAGTAGACGATGACTCCGTCGGGGTTCAGGAGGAAGATGGCGTAGTCGCGCACGTTCTCGGCGAGCGCGGCGATGGCGGGGTTCCCGGCGCGGATCTCCTCGCGGATCGCCTCGAGCTTCGCCCCTTCTTCGCCGCCGAGCCGCCGCTGGCGCCCGCGCTCGAACGCCGCCGCGCGCTCCGCTTCTTCGCTTTTCTTTTCCTGGCTCATGTGATGATTCGTCGGCAAGATGTCAGCCAACCGAATCACGCGCCCGCGTTTTCCACGAAGCCCCTCATCTCACACAGAGAACACGGAGGAGAACCACGAGCCGCAGAAGACCCTCCGCTGTTCTTTCCGTGCTCCTCTGTGTCTCTGTGTGAGATTGCAGTTCAAGCGCCGAAGTTGCGCCTCAAAAAGGTGGGCTTGGTCATGTCCGGCGCGGCGTCGCTGGGAGGGGTGGTGTGCTTGCGGCCGAGCGGGCCCAGGCCTCCCAGCCCCTGGTGCGTGACGACGGGCGGCTCCTTGACCAGCTTCTCGAAGCCGGTCGCGATCACGGTCACACGCACCTCGTCGCCCATGCGCGGGTCGTGCACGGTGCCGAAGATGATCTCCGCCTGGTCGCCGGCGGCCTCCTGGATGGTGGAGGAGACGGTGCTCACGTCGTCCAGCGACAGGTCAGGCCCGCCGGTGATGTTGATGAGCACGCCCGCCGCGCCCCGCACGGAGATGTTGTCCAGCAGCGGCGACGAGATCGCCTCCTGCGCCGCCTCCACCGCGCGGTTCTCGCCGCGCCCGAAGCCGGTGCCCATCAGCGCGGTGCCGCGGTTGCTCATCACCGTGCGGACGTCGGCGAAGTCCACGTTCACCTCGCCCGTGACGCGGATCAGGTCCGAGATCCCCTGCGTGGCGTGCAGCAGCACCTCGTCCGCCTTCTTGAGCGCGTCGGCGAACGAAGTCCCCTTCCCCACGATGGAGAGCAGGCGCTCGTTGGGGACGACGACGAGCGTGTCGGCGGCGCGCGCGAGGGCTTCCAGGCCCTCCTCGGCGTGCTTCATCCGCCGCTTCCCCTCGAACAAAAAGGGCTTGGTGACGACGGCCACGGTGAGCGCCCCCTGCTCGCGCGCGATCTCGGCGATGAGGGGGCCGGCGCCGGTGCCGGTGCCGCCGCCCATCCCCGCGGTGACGAACACCAGGTCCGCGCCCGCCAGCGCCTTGCGCACGTCGTCGGCGTTCTCTTCGAGCGCGTGGCGGCCCACCTCGGGGCGCGCGCCGGCGCCCAGGCCGCGCGTCAGCTTCCGCCCGATCTGGATGCGCACGTCGGAGTGGCAGCGGGCGAGCGCCTGAGCATCGGTGTTCACCGTGATGAACTCCACCCCTTCCAACTGCTCGTGGATCATGCGGTTGACGGCGTTCCCGCCGCCGCCGCCCACGCCCACCACAAGC
Encoded proteins:
- the ftsZ gene encoding cell division protein FtsZ; translated protein: MKFEYIDQEPGARMLVVGVGGGGGNAVNRMIHEQLEGVEFITVNTDAQALARCHSDVRIQIGRKLTRGLGAGARPEVGRHALEENADDVRKALAGADLVFVTAGMGGGTGTGAGPLIAEIAREQGALTVAVVTKPFLFEGKRRMKHAEEGLEALARAADTLVVVPNERLLSIVGKGTSFADALKKADEVLLHATQGISDLIRVTGEVNVDFADVRTVMSNRGTALMGTGFGRGENRAVEAAQEAISSPLLDNISVRGAAGVLINITGGPDLSLDDVSTVSSTIQEAAGDQAEIIFGTVHDPRMGDEVRVTVIATGFEKLVKEPPVVTHQGLGGLGPLGRKHTTPPSDAAPDMTKPTFLRRNFGA
- a CDS encoding PAS domain-containing protein, which codes for MSQEKKSEEAERAAAFERGRQRRLGGEEGAKLEAIREEIRAGNPAIAALAENVRDYAIFLLNPDGVIVYWGEGAHLMKWWTREEAEGGHLRFLYPEGGSEDGTAEEHLRQAAESGEYTGEGQRVRRDLSTFWANVTLTALRDPGGELFGFCKVTRDMTARRALETSLAAANSAHTARDVALKLADEADGARVRAEEAAEFEREHSRGSREYITRVLEPELADERARRARAEGG